The following are from one region of the Bactrocera oleae isolate idBacOlea1 chromosome 6, idBacOlea1, whole genome shotgun sequence genome:
- the Gcn5 gene encoding histone acetyltransferase KAT2B: MSGGALITLKEDATDGGGNTNGGGGNSNIANNQQTSGSGNVNATPSNNANGSNGGPPEGTRQNSLQRIQLRKQKVFNLPVPQKLAKLSMYSACQSECCRCTGWKTPQENRHRDVESSTYCPEFTEECRSCRHSLQSHIAHLDGISGSQMNDLLGAIIDMENLFMSMQRVEDEDTKKVYLYLFRLLRQCVLTRQQAVIRGPLGDPPFESPCIAKAVSSFVFYKYNHLSQTELQTMTEVAKTFLNFLNHYNFEPPSMRRSGLTHEDASTYKINYTRWLVFCHVPAFCNSLRHFETSLVFGRTLLRTIFKYMAEQLRNKCSSERDRFPADKRSIITQMPKFLDALKAELLKDDSPIWDQGFRPSTAFIIQQRKRQQEASTGAATGSKRSGTGEPAHKRAKKESTDRVSGDCQYEDLSDETVVRALKAISESKAINKSEILFPVNVSRDENVKAEEQQRAIEFHVVGNSLTKQVDKQTIFWLIGLQAVFAYQLPEMPREYISQLVFDTKHKTLALIKENQPIGGICFRPFSSQGFTEIVFCAVTMSEQVKGYGTHLMNHLKDYSIKHGIRHLLTYADCDAIGYFKKQGFSKDIKLARPVYAGFIKEYDGATLMHCELHPSIVNTQFISVIRKQSEILKELIAQRHNEVQKVRPGLTCFKEGLRSIPVESIPGLREIGWKPQMRAQRTSRPLEESSDPEKLAASFTAVLQSVRQHQAAWPFLRPVPAAEVPDYYDHIKYPMDLKTMGERLKQGYYVTRRLFMADMARIFSNCRFYNSPETEYYRCANSLERYFQTKMRELGLWDK, translated from the exons ATGTCTGGCGGAGCACTGATAACACTAAAGGAAGATGCAACTGATGGGGGTGGTAATACCAATGGTGGAGGGGGCAATTCGAATATTGCAAATAATCAACAAACATCCGGATCCGGAAACGTAAACGCTACTCCAAGTAACAACGCAAACGGTAGTAATGGTGGTCCTCCGGAAGGAACACGTCAAAATAGCTTACAACGCATTCAATTgcgaaaacaaaaagtttttaacttaCCTGTTCCCCAGAAATTGGCTAAATTGTCTATGTACTCAGCTTGCCAGAGCGAATGCTGCCGTTGTACCGGATGGAAAACTCCTCAGGAAAATCGTCATCGGGATGTAGAATCATCAACATATTGCCCCGAATTCACCGAAGAATGTCGCAGCTGTAGACACTCGCTACAAAGTCATATTGCACATCTGGATGGCATATCCGGTTCCCAAATGAATGATCTACTGGGTGCTATTATAGATATGGAAAATTTGTTCATGTCAATGCAACGTGTAGAAGATGAGGATACTAAGAAAGTTTATCTGTATCTATTTCGCCTCCTGCGTCAATGTGTCCTTACTCGTCAACAAGCTGTTATTCGTGGACCACTTGGCGATCCGCCATTCGAGTCGCCATGCATTGCAAAAGCCGTTTCATCATTCGTATTTTACAAGTACAACCATTTAAGTCAAACTGAATTGCAAACAATGACTGAGGTGGCAAAaacatttcttaattttttaaatcattacaACTTTGAACCGCCATCGATGCGACGCTCTGGACTAACACATGAAGATGCGTCTACGTATAAAATTAACTATACGCGGTGGCTAGTGTTTTGTCATGTACCCGCCTTTTGCAATTCATTGCGACATTTTGAAACGTCGCTAGTATTTGGACGCACCTTATTGCGTACCATATTTAAGTATATGGCTGAGCAGCTAAGAAATAAATGCTCTTCCGAACGAGACCGCTTTCCAGCTGATAAGCGCTCAATTATAACTCAAATGCCCAAATTTTTGGATGCGCTAAAAGCTGAACTACTAAAAGATGACTCACCGATTTGGGATCAAGGTTTTCGTCCATCAACAGCTTTTATAATACAACAACGTAAACGTCAGCAAGAAGCAAGTACTGGAGCGGCAACTGGAAGTAAGCGATCCGGCACTGGCGAGCCCGCACATAAAAGAGCCAAAAAGGAAAGCACTGATCGTGTTAGTGG TGATTGTCAGTATGAGGACCTTTCTGATGAAACCGTTGTGCGTGCTCTGAAAGCTATTTCCGAATCTAAGGCTATAAATAAATCAGAAATCTTATTTCCGGTCAATGTCTCCCGCGATGAAAATGTTAAAGCAGAAGAACAACAACGAGCTATCGAGTTTCACGTAGTCGGAAATTCCCTAACAAAGCAAGTGGATAAACAGACAATATTTTGGCTTATTGGGCTGCAAGCAGTATTTGCCTATCAACTGCCCGAAATGCCACGTGAATACATAAGTCAGCTAGTGtttgacacaaaacataaaacactggcacttataaaagaaaatcaacCCATTGGTGGCATATGCTTTCGTCCTTTCTCTAGTCAGGGTTTCAccgaaatagtattttgcgccgtCACCATGTCCGAACAAGTTAAGGGATACGGTACACATTTAATGAATCATTTAAAGGACTACAGCATCAAACATGGCATAAGACATTTACTGACCTATGCTGACTGTGATGCTATTGGTTATTTTAAAAAGCAAGGCTTCTCCAAGGATATTAAATTAGCTCGACCAGTCTATGCCGGTTTCATAAAAGAATATGATGGTGCTACGCTAATGCATTGTGAATTACACCCAAGCATTGTGAACACACAATTTATTTCTG TTATAAGAAAGCAGAGCGAAATTCTGAAAGAATTAATAGCACAACGCCACAATGAGGTGCAAAAAGTGCGTCCTGGTTTAACATGCTTCAAGGAGGGATTACGTTCCATACCAGTTGAATCGATACCCGGATTACGTGAGATCGGTTGGAAACCACAAATGCGTGCACAACGCACTTCACGCCCGCTGGAAGAGTCTTCCGATCCAGAAAAATTAGCTGCATCCTTCACTGCTGTACTTCAGTCGGTGCGCCAGCATCAAGCCGCCTGGCCGTTCCTACGTCCAGTACCAGCTGCTGAAGTACCCGACTATTACGATCACATTAAATATCCGATGGACCTGAAAACTATGGGTGAACGCCTTAAGCAAGGATATTATGTGACACGTCGGCTCTTTATGGCCGATATGGCGCGTATTTTCTCAAATTGCCGTTTCTACAATTCACCGGAAACTGAATATTATCGTTGCGCTAACTCTTTGGAACGTTACTTTCAGACCAAGATGCGGGAGTTGGGTCTATGGGACAAATGA
- the ver gene encoding uncharacterized protein ver, producing MSGSDCLEVQFSAKCSLKSSDNENKPLECVPLLLLDVKHCTASTPTVFQAFDGKILFRTIMAHARIVGKVIPSKKNGHYKFEIDDNTSILPLFIPKKEADIFELQRLRNEVFTRKTVKEHKDILTALENLLNKTRQQLNPSRISVGNKIFVFGKPDLFRGQVGIFGFSWDIDIGSDRAMELAYKDEIIEWYMKVYKK from the coding sequence ATGAGTGGTAGTGATTGTTTGGAAGTGCAATTCTCTGCGAAATGCAGTTTAAAATCGTCTGATAATGAAAATAAGCCTTTGGAATGTGTGCCACTGCTTTTGTTGGACGTGAAACATTGCACCGCCTCTACACCAACAGTTTTTCAAGCATTTGATGGTAAAATACTTTTTCGTACAATTATGGCACATGCACGGATAGTGGGTAAAGTGATTCCGAGTAAAAAGAATGGCCACTATAAGTTCGAAATTGATGACAACACCTCAATTTTGCCCTTGTTTATTCCGAAAAAAGAAGCCGATATTTTCGAATTGCAACGCTTGCGAAATGAAGTATTTACAAGAAAGACGGTTAAAGAGCATAAAGATATTTTAACTGCATTAGAGAATCTGCTGAACAAAACTAGACAGCAACTTAACCCATCGCGAATTTCCGTgggcaacaaaatatttgtttttggaaaGCCAGATTTGTTTCGTGGCCAAGTGGGCATTTTCGGCTTTAGTTGGGATATCGACATCGGTTCCGATAGAGCTATGGAATTGGCCTACAAAGATGAAATAATTGAGTGGTATATGAaggtatataaaaaatga
- the LOC138857680 gene encoding eukaryotic translation initiation factor 2 subunit 2-like encodes MDAEDGFDPTLLKKKKKKKTFVLDAAFGIDDGSKQEEPKEDDPLDSRAADLEDNLDLESFGKKKKKKTKTFNLDELEGALPSAKGEDEEINAAVLEEPEEDDINLDMDFSTAKKRKKTKKKDLDELFADKDEEDKSKDKENVDDNNSSWAGSNRDYTYDELLKRVFEIILDKNPDMAAGRKPKFVMRPPQVLRVGTKKTSFANFMDIAKTLHRLPKHLLDFLLAELGTSGSMDGNKQLIIKGRFQPKQIENVLRRYIKEYVTCHTCRSPETILQKDTRLFFLQCESCGSRCSVASIKSGFQAVTGKRAAIRAKTT; translated from the exons ATGGATGCTGAAGAC gGGTTTGATCCAACattgttaaaaaagaaaaaaaagaagaagacatTCGTCCTTGACGCCGCATTTGGTATTGATGATGGTAGCAAACAAGAGGAGCCTAAAGAAGACGATCCACTGGATAGCCGGGCAGCTGATTTAGAAGATAACTTGGATTTAGAAAGTTTTGgcaagaaaaagaaaaagaagacgAAGACTTTTAATTTAGATGAACTCGAAGGTGCTTTGCCATCCGCAAAAGGAGAAGATGAAGAAATCAATGCTGCAGTGCTGGAAGAACCAGAAGAAGACGATATCAACCTGGATATGGACTTTTCAACGGCCAAAAAGAGAAAGAAGACTAAAAAGAAGGATTTGGACGAACTATTTGCGGATAAAGATGAAGAAGATAAAAGCAAGGATAAAGAAAATG TTGACGATAACAATTCATCATGGGCCGGTTCAAATCGCGATTATACATATGATGAATTATTAAAACGCGTTTTCGAAATTATCCTCGATAAAAATCCAGATATGGCAGCTGGGCGTAAACCAAAATTTGTCATGAGACCTCCACAAGTATTGCGTGTCGGCACAAAGAAGACTTCATTTGCAAACTTTATGGACATTGCAAAAACACTTCATCGTTTGCCAAAACACTTGTTAGACTTTTTATTAGCTGAATTGGGTACCAGCGGTTCAATGGACGGAAACAAACAGCTTATTATAAAAGGTCGTTTCCAACCTAAACAGATAGAAAATGTATTACGTCGTTATATCAAAGAGTACGTGACCTGCCACACCTGCCGTTCTCCCGAAACTATACTGCAAAAAGATACAAGATTGTTCTTCCTGCAATGCGAATCTTGCGGATCTAGATGTTCCGTAGcaagcattaaatctggtttcCAAGCTGTTACTGGCAAACGTGCTGCAATTCGTGCGAAAactacataa
- the roq gene encoding roquin-2: MPIQAPSWTDFLFCPICCNEFAVNHRLPISLGCGHTICRQCLSTLHNRQCPFDQTSITTDVDNLPINNALLQLVSTNTNTSTNNNAGNISDNRYSGGGNEGASGNDGETNTSTRHTPPSVRQLSSEDLKCYNLANKCIESLALYLKSLVTNNGNFGSPLSRPMQRKLVSLVNTQLMEREGRERVLRAARSLGERTVTELILQHQNPLQLSSNLWAAVRSRGCQFLGPAMQEEVLKLVLQALEDGTAYSRKVLVMYVVQRLEPRFPQASKTSIGHVVQLLYRASCFKVSKREADSSLMQLKEEFRTYDALRREHDAQIVQIATEAGLRIAPDQWSSLLYGDTVHKSHMQSIIDKLQTPSSFAQSVQELVIALQRTGDPANLSGLRIHLKHLAGIDPSIESPPSSWQDVAKALESVHEVVVGLVEFVQHHGNRKLQECTTGQTSTNTKYKISLCRDLTVRRNCPRGSSCTFAHSEEELEKYRAKNRKNTKPGSNVPHSVIGPITVGSANSANNGKNDFSSHTHPHNHGHNHHNPHAMVMLHPGNDNSAPASTATSPLRFDSLQSMHNKLPRGSYGDASSSLQAHGTPGAHHHMRSLHHSPIPPNSGQAVPTPPTAHRYDASSFGSTLNYPVSTTGVPPRMPQVMSNINSSPISMRNSSGGVLSSRSFSNTLQPPTTHTHPPLPPNIPTNNPPKYHNNNNVTTSLGSPLSNKGIYNAISSEFYNTPIMGTNTRSSSIFSSNQTAAAGVAGNSGGINGKNNADIKGNIVPTDKLRLAQISGMWDQQHHQHMLNASTTAEILSGTSGIGGSPSHQSTTLYPSSDTVSIFGKKVNNVNMNLNKTLNGLAIGDQYMFKNDYGANTVLPSLTGLANNNKDSLMCNDLPTQRSYWNAHNSNMISGGNFADSTQERNTIGHNMSINASPGQFRDRDSFVRSDSILDDDAATFEVPATSAGMGSKFGPICPMYKGHSSTAAEVSHTNTYLDSWSSGDIRNQSANKEHPLLERNSSGDINYSVFSNDAENSLALQFRQQLQRSANGQQQIQSHQQRLLQNQQQQQQSHRPTAFDNFNSMQNTLLSDLSFNHSSLERDRTSAGEERVNFELGYNAFQSMLASADGNANMDINKGSSMWSSSAKSVDATFWNDALSNAAAKTKELQLQRQQQQYQQLLSKGRNSEEGSIDSNRMRDIEQELSEIVDKSWSNADDSGIKLQ, translated from the exons aTGCCGATTCAGGCGCCTTCATGGACAGATTTCCTCTTCTGTCCCATTTGTTGCAATGAGTTCGCTGTTAATCATCGTCTACCAATAAGTCTGGGATGTGGTCATACCATATGTCGCCAGTGTCTGTCCACGTTACACAATCGACAATGTCCTTTCGATCaa ACTTCCATCACAACCGATGTCGACAATCTGCCTATAAATAACGCTCTACTTCAGTTGGTTAGCACTAACACCAACACAAGTACCAACAACAATGCTGGAAATATTAGCGACAACAGATATAGCGGTGGGGGCAATGAAGGGGCCTCAGGGAATGACGGCGAAACGAACACATCCACCAGACATACTCCACCTAGTGTACGTCAGCTAAGTTCTGAAGATTTAAAATGCTATAATCTGGCGAACAAATGTATAGAAAGTCTGGCACTATATCTAAAATCTCTTGTTACTAATAATGGAAATTTCGGAAGTCCTCTTTCGCGTCCGATGCAACGTAAACTTGTATCTTTAGTCAATACTCAGTTGATGGAACGTGAAGGACGGGAACGTGTTTTGCGAGCTGCTCGTTCATTAGGAGAGCGTACTGTTACGGAACTAATTTTGCAACATCAAAACCCCTTGCAGCTAAGCTCAAATTTATGGGCGGCGGTACGCTCTCGTGGTTGTCAATTTTTGGGTCCAGCAATGCAGGAGGAAGTTTTAAAGCTGGTTTTGCAGGCTCTTGAAGACGGTACGGCATATTCGCGCAAGGTGTTGGTAATGTATGTGGTACAAAGGCTAGAACCACGTTTTCCACAAGCCTCGAAAACTAGTATTGGTCATGTTGTACAGCTTTTATATCGAGCCAGTTGCTTTAAAGTATCGAAACGTGAAGCAGATTCGTCACTTATGCAGCTGAAGGAAGAGTTTCGTACTTACGATGCTCTACGACGCGAACATGATGCTCAAATCGTACAAATAGCCACTGAAGCCGGTCTACGCATAGCGCCAGATCAATGGTCTTCCCTTTTGTACGGCGACACAGTGCATAAGTCACATATGCAAAGCATTATTGACAAACTTCAAACGCCGTCCTCATTTGCACAGTCCGTACAAGAATTGGTTATAGCTCTACAACGCACCGGCGATCCGGCTAATTTGTCAGGTCTAAGAATTCATTTGAAACATTTAGCCGGTATTGATCCATCAATAGAAAGTCCGCCTTCATCATGGCAAGATGTAGCTAAAGCATTAGAATCTGTGCATGAAGTGGTAGTGGGACTAGTGGAATTCGTACAACATCATGGCAATCGGAAGCTACAAGAATGCACAACGGGTCAAACGAGTACGAATACTAAGTATAAAATAAGTTTGTGTCGAGATTTGACAGTGAGACGAAATTGTCCACGCGGATCAAGTTGCACTTTTGCACATTCTGAGGAAGAATTGGAAAAATATCGTGCTAAGAATCGTAAAAATACAAAGCCAGGTAGCAACGTTCCCCACTCTGTAATAGGCCCGATAACTGTTGGCAGTGCAAATAGTGCAAACAATGGAAAAAATGACTTTTCGTCGCATACTCATCCACATAACCATGGACACAATCATCACAATCCCCACGCTATGGTCATGCTGCATCCCGGAAATGATAATTCCGCACCAGCCTCAACGGCTACGTCACCATTAAGATTTGATAGTCTACAATCTATGCATAACAAATTACCTCGCGGCAGTTATGGTGATGCCTCATCATCATTACAAGCGCATGGTACACCAGGTGCACATCATCACATGCGTTCGCTGCATCATAGTCCGATTCCCCCTAATAGCGGCCAGGCAGTGCCTACACCCCCTACCGCACATCGTTATGATGCATCTTCTTTTGGTTCAACATTAAATTATCCCGTATCGACTACTGGAGTACCACCACGTATGCCTCAGGTTATGTCAAACATCAATAGTTCACCAATATCAATGCGAAATTCTAGCGGCGGTGTACTTTCATCAAGGTCTTTTTCAAATACATTGCAACCTCCGACAACACATACTCATCCTCCCTTACCTCCAAATATACCTACCAATAACCCACCGAAAtatcacaacaataacaatgtgaCCACATCTTTGGGCAGTCCGCTATCTAATAAGGGAATTTATAATGCAATATCTTCAGAATTCTACAATACACCGATCATGGGTACGAACACACGTTCATCCTCTATATTTAGTAGTAATCAAACTGCTGCTGCTGGCGTCGCCGGAAATAGTGGAggtataaatggaaaaaataacgCAGATATAAAGGGCAATATTGTTCCCACGGACAAGCTCAGGTTAGCCCAAATTAGTGGCATGTGGGATCAGCAGCATCATCAGCATATGCTAAATGCATCAACTACCGCCGAAATATTAAGTGGAACTAGCGGAATTGGAGGTTCACCGTCCCATCAGTCTACAACACTCTACCCATCTAGTGACACAGTATCCATATTTGGTAAGAAAGTCAACAATGTCAACATGAATCTTAATAAGACACTCAATGGCCTTGCCATTGGTGATCAGTATATGTTTAAGAATGATTACGGCGCAAATACAGTTCTCCCATCATTGACTGGCctagcaaacaacaacaaggatAGTTTAATGTGTAATGATTTACCAACTCAACGATCATACTGGAATGCGCATAATAGCAATATGATTAGTGGAGGTAACTTTGCCGATAGTACGCAGGAACGTAATACTATTGGGCATAATATGAGTATAAATGCGTCACCTGGACAATTTCGTGATCGTGATAGTTTCGTTCGATCCGATTCTATATTGGATGACGATGCCGCTACTTTTGAGGTGCCTGCAACATCGGCTGGCATGGGCAGCAAATTTGGTCCTATCTGTCCAATGTACAAAGGACATAGTAGTACGGCCGCCGAAGTGTCCCACACTAATACATATCTAGATAGCTGGAGTAGTGGCGATATTAGAAATCAGTCGGCTAATAAGGAACACCCATTGTTGGAGCGAAATTCCTCTGGCGACATCAACTACTCAGTATTTTCAAATGATGCCGAGAACAGTCTAGCATTGCAATTTCGACAACAATTACAGCGCTCTGCAAATGGTCAGCAGCAGATTCAGTCACATCAGCAACGTCTACtccaaaatcaacaacaacaacaacaatcgcacAGACCAACGGCATTTGATAACTTTAATAGCATGCAAAATACTCTGCTGTCTGATTTGTCATTCAATCACAGCAGTTTAGAGAGGGATCGCACTTCCGCAGGCGAAGAAAGAGTAAATTTCGAATTAGGCTATAATGCGTTTCAAAGTATGTTGGCCAGTGCAGACGGTAATGCTAATATGGACATAAATAAG GGTTCCTCAATGTGGAGCAGTAGCGCGAAATCGGTGGATGCAACTTTTTGGAACGATGCGCTATCCAATGCGGCTGCAAAAACCAAGGAATTGCAGCTCCaacggcaacagcaacaatatcaACAATTGCTGAGCAAAGGTCGAAACAGTGAGGAAGGCAGCATTGATAGCAATCGCATGAGAGATATTGAGCAAGAACTTTCGGAAATCGTAGACAAAAGTTGGTCAAATGCCGATGACAGTGGTATTAAGTTGCAGTAA
- the LOC106625920 gene encoding eukaryotic translation initiation factor 2 subunit 2, with protein sequence MDAEDGFDPTLLKKKKKKKTFVLDAALGIDDGSKQEEPKEDAPLDSGAADLEDNLNLESFGKKKKKKKKPFNLDELEGALPSAKEGEDEEINAAVLEEPEEPEEDDINLDMDFSTARKRKRTKKKDLDELFADKDEEDKSKGNENVDDNSSSWAGSNRDYTYDELLKRVFEIILDKNPDMAAGRKPKFVMRPPQVLRVGTKKTSFANFMDIAKTLHRLPKHLLDFLLAELGTSGSMDGNQQLIIKGRFQPKQIENVLRRYIKEYVTCHTCRSPETILQKDTRLFFLQCESCGSRCSVASIKSGFQAVTGKRAAIRAKTT encoded by the exons ATGGATGCTGAAGAC gGGTTTGATCCAACattgttaaaaaagaaaaaaaagaagaagacatTCGTCCTTGACGCCGCACTTGGTATTGATGATGGTAGCAAACAAGAGGAGCCTAAAGAAGACGCTCCACTGGATAGCGGGGCAGCTGATTTAGAAGATAATTTGAATTTAGAAAGTTTTGgcaagaaaaagaaaaagaagaagaaacctTTTAATTTAGATGAACTCGAAGGTGCTTTGCCATCCGCAAAAGAAGGAGAAGATGAAGAAATCAATGCTGCAGTGCTGGAAGAACCAGAAGAACCAGAAGAAGACGATATCAACCTAGATATGGACTTTTCAACGGCCAGAAAGAGAAAGAGGACTAAAAAGAAGGATTTGGATGAACTATTTGCCGATAAAGATGAAGAAGATAAAAGCAAGGGTAATGAAAATG TTGACGATAACAGTTCATCATGGGCCGGTTCAAATCGCGATTATACATATGATGAATTATTAAAACGCGTTTTCGAAATCATCCTCGATAAAAATCCAGATATGGCAGCTGGGCGTAAACCAAAATTTGTCATGAGACCTCCACAAGTATTGCGTGTCGGCACAAAGAAGACTTCATTTGCAAACTTTATGGACATTGCAAAAACACTTCATCGTTTGCCAAAACACTTGTTAGACTTTTTATTAGCTGAATTGGGTACCAGCGGTTCAATGGACGGAAACCAACAGCTTATTATAAAAGGTCGTTTCCAACCTAAACAGATAGAAAATGTATTACGTCGTTATATCAAAGAGTACGTGACCTGCCACACCTGCCGTTCTCCCGAAACTATACTGCAAAAAGATACCAGATTGTTCTTCCTGCAATGCGAATCTTGCGGATCTAGATGTTCCGTAGcaagcattaaatctggtttcCAAGCTGTTACTGGCAAGCGTGCTGCAATTCGTGCGAAAactacataa